A stretch of Fusarium poae strain DAOMC 252244 chromosome 2, whole genome shotgun sequence DNA encodes these proteins:
- a CDS encoding hypothetical protein (SECRETED:SignalP(1-18)), with protein MKFFSALTIASAVAPAFAVPAPATTPTVPDVLGKKACVTPPKRVEWRELGAANQKAYLDSVLCLKTKPSRIGLKSSLYDDFPYVHFKLNDWIHGGAPFLPWHRYFGVIYEQALRDCGYKGPGTYWDWTKDAEKGLLSSPLMSKDAFGGNGDQVNMEWPGSTGLQCVRDGRFSKLRPEYLEDEPKVLSKGGHCLFRNMPEVSEPAAYKMMVPQITSKGINDLQKAGNWSYFHTATEGGPHGTIHASLGGEMNPTTSPNEPLFFMHHAQIDRVWLQWQQKKASRFSEYDGEGMLYPKRDRVNVKLDDVLPMFGLAKDVKVRDVMNPSKGPLCYTY; from the exons ATGAAGTTCTTCTCCGCCCTCACGATTGCGAGCGCTGTCGCTCCGGCCTTTGCTGTCCCTGCTCCCGCTACTACTCCTACTGTCCCCGATGTTCTCGGAAAAAAGGCCTGCGTTACTCCTCCCAAGAGGGTTGAGTGGCGTGAACTTGGCGCTGCCAACCAAAAAGCCTACCTCGATTCTGTTCTGTGCCTAAAGACCAAGCCTTCTCGCATTGGTCTCAAGTCATCTCTGTACGATGACTTCCCTTACGTCCACTTCAAGCTCAACGACTGGA TCCACGGCGGCGCTCCTTTCCTTCCTTGGCACAGATACTTTGGTGTCATTTACGAGCAGGCTCTTCGCGACTGTGGTTACAAGGGCCCTGGAACATACTGGGACTGGACCAAGGATGCGGAGAAGGGTCTTTTGAGTTCTCCTCTCATGTCCAAGGACGCTTTCGGTGGAAACGGAGACCAAGTTAACATGGAATGGCCAGGCAGCACCGGCCTCCAGTGTGTTAGGGATGGCCGATTCTCCAAGCTCCGACCCGAGTACCTCGAGGATGAGCCCAAGGTTCTTTCCAAGGGTGGTCACTGTCTTTTCCGCAACATGCCCGAGGTCAGTGAGCCCGCCGCTTATAAGATGATGGTGCCACAAATCACCTCCAAGGGCATCAACGACCTCCAGAAGGCTGGCAACTGGTCTTACTTCCACACTGCCACCGAGGGCGGTCCTCACGGCACCATCCACGCTTCTCTCGGTGGAGAGATGAACCCTACTACTTCTCCCAACGAgcctctcttcttcatgcaCCACGCTCAGATCGACCGTGTCTGGCTGCAATGGcagcagaagaaggctaGCCGCTTCTCCGAGTATGATGGTGAGGGTATGCTCTACCCCAAGCGGGACCGCGTCAAtgtcaagcttgatgatgttCTCCCCATGTTTGGCCTTGCCAAGGACGTCAAGGTTAGAGATGTTATGAACCCCTCCAAGGGTCCTTTATGCTATACCTACTAA
- a CDS encoding hypothetical protein (TransMembrane:7 (o22-43i55-77o99-123i135-155o180-203i215-237o267-285i)), with the protein MTTKNTTLTACGAPVRNHRDQFVATNTVMGILSGFFVLQRFLTKIFLKLPLGLDDLFMVFVMCAAVPSIIINAYGLAPNGIGRDIWTLTPQQVTNFGRYFYIMAILYFCLQTFLKLSMIFFFLRIFPTKGVRKSLWTTVIFTSIFGLVYVFITIFQCRPINYFWTKWDHQHTGTCLDVNAVVWSSASINIALDIWILTIPLSQLKKMNLDWRKKIGVGMMFSVGIFVTIMSILRLSATVQAGTGPGSNNPTWEYIAVTRWSTIEGNVGIICACMPSLRILLVKIFPKILGTSRRGYQTYDKYGSNRPTNASRSRSQAPLGTTSHVDKTPPSRIDPIGITCNRTYEVEYNQTDETHLVAMKDIEMDWRSERSQTSQA; encoded by the exons ATGA CTACCAAGAACACCACCTTAACAGCATGCGGCGCCCCCGTCCGAAACCACCGAGACCAATTCGTTGCCACAAATACCGTGATGGGCATTCTATCTGGCTTTTTCGTACTACAACGCTTCTTGACAAAGATCTTCCTAAAACTGCCTCTTGGTCTCGATGATCTATTCATGGTCTTCGTTATGTGTGCTGCAGTCCCGTCCATCATTATCAACGCATACGGTCTAGCTCCCAACGGCATCGGTCGCGATATCTGGACTTTAACGCCTCAACAAGTCACAAACTTCGGCCGATATTTCTACATCATGGCTATCCTATATTTCTGCCTACAGACCTTCCTTAAGCTATCtatgattttctttttcctccgAATCTTCCCCACGAAAGGTGTTCGAAAAAGTCTCTGGACCACAGTTATCTTTACGTCGATTTTCGGTCTGGTTTACGTCTTTATCACTATCTTCCAATGCAGGCCTATCAACTATTTCTGGACAAAGTGGGATCACCAGCATACGGGAACATGTCTTGACGTCAACGCCGTCGTGTGGTCAAGTGCATCTATCAACATTGCTCTCGATATTTGGATCTTGACTATCCCTCTTTCACAATTAAAGAAGATGAACTTGGATTGGAGGAAGAAGATTGGCGTGGGCATGATGTTCAGCGTCGGCATTTT CGTCACCATCATGAGTATTCTTCGACTTAGCGCTACTGTCCAAGCAGGCACAGGCCCAGGCTCGAACAACCCCACGTGGGAATACATTGCTGTTACGAGATGGTCAACCATCGAAGGCAATGTCGGAATTATATGCGCTTGTATGCCCTCTCTTCGTATACTTCTCGTCAAAATTTTCCCCAAGATTCTTGGTACATCCCGACGCGGATACCAGACCTATGATAAGTACGGCAGCAACAGGCCTACGAATGCAAGCCGATCCCGATCGCAAGCACCACTTGGCACAACATCTCACGTCGACAAAACACCTCCGTCGCGTATCGATCCGATTGGTATTACATGCAACCGCACGTATGAGGTGGAATATAATCAGACAGATGAGACCCATCTGGTAGCCATGAAGGATATAGAGATGGACTGGCGTAGCGAAAGGTCTCAGACGTCCCAAGCATAG